A DNA window from Phragmites australis chromosome 11, lpPhrAust1.1, whole genome shotgun sequence contains the following coding sequences:
- the LOC133884843 gene encoding chromatin modification-related protein eaf-1-like isoform X1, with translation MASPARPAAVSVSGAFGLSPDPKRCSFDQPLRREQDFQENRFLMSFVNFHEQEKISKGIITEAIENCMKKQADNLLNSLEVISGRLSQLELYCYKLERSIGELRSDVMDYHGEANLNFHCLEKHVKEVQKSVQVLQDKQELAETQKELSKLQIVHEDSSQKSEGTAPSILMTRENELTLVPMHQVNAVQSPAMQFQSCNGLILQQLVPVSLSAPKDQQRSNQTTMYCMQGQSHLEHRQAQPLQAGAQSVQSQTQNPQPQTVVEIPQITSQAPEFYFQPQQQWPHQTVQHVQSQARQPQPQVVQQQQYNNIQQVPAQVVQLQTSSPQAHSAPQVTLVYPPYGSHQPANTEAHTRGMVVQPSYSTISSAQRHHEVAPVYVQSSAISVPFAEHRQQPHQLHPLSNSSFGPQQTKVGPCGVAAYTVQGSAQNYNTAYGSPSSNPATVFAVLNQQAHASAPMVLHHLGPQTVQNHPVDIVEKAARMGYSKDQVDSMVLCMATASQPVEFNPMHDRLSSISNGVAAQAWSG, from the exons ATGGCGTCCCCGGCACGGCCAGCCGCTGTCTCCGTCTCCGGCGCCTTCGGCCTCTCGCCCGACCCCAAGCGGTGCTCCTTCGACCAGCCGCTCCGACGAGAG CAGGATTTTCAGGAGAACAGATTTCTGATGTCATTTGTTAATTTCCATGAGCAAGAAAAAATTTCTAAAGGAATCATAACAGAAGCTATTGAGAATTGCATGAAGAAACAAGCAGATAACTTGTTGAATTCACTGGAGGTCATAAGTGGTAGGCTGTCGCAATTGGAGTTATATTGCTACAAGCTGGAAAGGTCCATTGGAGAATTACGAAGTGACGTGATGGATTATCATGGCGAAGCAAATCTTAATTTCCATTGCCTTGAAAAGCATGTGAAAGAG GTTCAGAAATCTGTGCAGGTTCTTCAGGATAAGCAAGAGCTTGCTGAAACTCAGAAGGAATTGAGCAAACTTCAAATAGTGCATGAGGACTCTTCACAAAAGAGTGAAGGTACCGCCCCATCAATTCTTATGACAAGAGAAAATGAACTTACCCTTGTGCCAATGCACCAAGTAAATGCTGTTCAGTCTCCTGCTATGCAATTCCAAAGTTGCAATGGCCTTATTCTACAGCAACTGGTGCCAGTCTCTTTGAGTGCCCCAAAAGACCAGCAGCGCTCGAACCAAACAACCATGTACTGTATGCAAGGCCAAAGTCATCTGGAGCACAGACAggcccaaccattgcaagcTGGAGCTCAATCTGTGCAGTCACAAACCCAGAACCCTCAGCCACAGACTGTAGTTGAGATACCTCAGATAACTAGTCAGGCACCAGAGTTCTATTTTCAACCTCAGCAGCAATGGCCACATCAAACAGTTCAGCACGTTCAATCCCAGGCAAGGCAACCACAACCACAGGTGGTACAACAGCAGCAGTACAACAATATTCAGCAAGTTCCAGCACAGGTGGTTCAGCTGCAAACATCTTCTCCACAGGCTCATAGCGCACCTCAGGTCACACTGGTATATCCTCCATATGGATCTCATCAGCCTGCAAACACCGAGGCACACACAAGGGGCATGGTTGTGCAGCCTTCATACTCAACAATTTCCTCAGCCCAGCGGCATCATGAAGTTGCTCCTGTTTATGTGCAAAGCAGCGCAATTTCTGTTCCATTTGCAGAGCACCGTCAGCAGCCGCATCAACTTCATCCACTCAGCAATAGCTCATTCGGACCTCAACAAACCAAGGTTGGTCCATGTGGTGTTGCAGCATATACGGTACAAGGGAGTGCACAAAACTACAACACTGCTTATGGTAGCCCGTCCAGCAATCCTGCCACTGTTTTTGCTGTCCTTAATCAACAAGCGCATGCCAGTGCTCCGATGGTGCTTCATCATTTAGGACCTCAGACTGTGCAAAATCATCCGGTAGACATAGTCGAAAAGGCTGCTCGAATGGGTTACTCAAAGGATCAAGTTGATAGCATGGTGCTCTGTATGGCGACTGCCAGCCAGCCTGTAGAATTCAACCCCATGCATGACAGGCTGAGCTCTATTAGCAATGGGGTGGCTGCACAGGCATGGTCTGGGTAG
- the LOC133884843 gene encoding chromatin modification-related protein eaf-1-like isoform X2, whose product MASPARPAAVSVSGAFGLSPDPKRCSFDQPLRREDFQENRFLMSFVNFHEQEKISKGIITEAIENCMKKQADNLLNSLEVISGRLSQLELYCYKLERSIGELRSDVMDYHGEANLNFHCLEKHVKEVQKSVQVLQDKQELAETQKELSKLQIVHEDSSQKSEGTAPSILMTRENELTLVPMHQVNAVQSPAMQFQSCNGLILQQLVPVSLSAPKDQQRSNQTTMYCMQGQSHLEHRQAQPLQAGAQSVQSQTQNPQPQTVVEIPQITSQAPEFYFQPQQQWPHQTVQHVQSQARQPQPQVVQQQQYNNIQQVPAQVVQLQTSSPQAHSAPQVTLVYPPYGSHQPANTEAHTRGMVVQPSYSTISSAQRHHEVAPVYVQSSAISVPFAEHRQQPHQLHPLSNSSFGPQQTKVGPCGVAAYTVQGSAQNYNTAYGSPSSNPATVFAVLNQQAHASAPMVLHHLGPQTVQNHPVDIVEKAARMGYSKDQVDSMVLCMATASQPVEFNPMHDRLSSISNGVAAQAWSG is encoded by the exons ATGGCGTCCCCGGCACGGCCAGCCGCTGTCTCCGTCTCCGGCGCCTTCGGCCTCTCGCCCGACCCCAAGCGGTGCTCCTTCGACCAGCCGCTCCGACGAGAG GATTTTCAGGAGAACAGATTTCTGATGTCATTTGTTAATTTCCATGAGCAAGAAAAAATTTCTAAAGGAATCATAACAGAAGCTATTGAGAATTGCATGAAGAAACAAGCAGATAACTTGTTGAATTCACTGGAGGTCATAAGTGGTAGGCTGTCGCAATTGGAGTTATATTGCTACAAGCTGGAAAGGTCCATTGGAGAATTACGAAGTGACGTGATGGATTATCATGGCGAAGCAAATCTTAATTTCCATTGCCTTGAAAAGCATGTGAAAGAG GTTCAGAAATCTGTGCAGGTTCTTCAGGATAAGCAAGAGCTTGCTGAAACTCAGAAGGAATTGAGCAAACTTCAAATAGTGCATGAGGACTCTTCACAAAAGAGTGAAGGTACCGCCCCATCAATTCTTATGACAAGAGAAAATGAACTTACCCTTGTGCCAATGCACCAAGTAAATGCTGTTCAGTCTCCTGCTATGCAATTCCAAAGTTGCAATGGCCTTATTCTACAGCAACTGGTGCCAGTCTCTTTGAGTGCCCCAAAAGACCAGCAGCGCTCGAACCAAACAACCATGTACTGTATGCAAGGCCAAAGTCATCTGGAGCACAGACAggcccaaccattgcaagcTGGAGCTCAATCTGTGCAGTCACAAACCCAGAACCCTCAGCCACAGACTGTAGTTGAGATACCTCAGATAACTAGTCAGGCACCAGAGTTCTATTTTCAACCTCAGCAGCAATGGCCACATCAAACAGTTCAGCACGTTCAATCCCAGGCAAGGCAACCACAACCACAGGTGGTACAACAGCAGCAGTACAACAATATTCAGCAAGTTCCAGCACAGGTGGTTCAGCTGCAAACATCTTCTCCACAGGCTCATAGCGCACCTCAGGTCACACTGGTATATCCTCCATATGGATCTCATCAGCCTGCAAACACCGAGGCACACACAAGGGGCATGGTTGTGCAGCCTTCATACTCAACAATTTCCTCAGCCCAGCGGCATCATGAAGTTGCTCCTGTTTATGTGCAAAGCAGCGCAATTTCTGTTCCATTTGCAGAGCACCGTCAGCAGCCGCATCAACTTCATCCACTCAGCAATAGCTCATTCGGACCTCAACAAACCAAGGTTGGTCCATGTGGTGTTGCAGCATATACGGTACAAGGGAGTGCACAAAACTACAACACTGCTTATGGTAGCCCGTCCAGCAATCCTGCCACTGTTTTTGCTGTCCTTAATCAACAAGCGCATGCCAGTGCTCCGATGGTGCTTCATCATTTAGGACCTCAGACTGTGCAAAATCATCCGGTAGACATAGTCGAAAAGGCTGCTCGAATGGGTTACTCAAAGGATCAAGTTGATAGCATGGTGCTCTGTATGGCGACTGCCAGCCAGCCTGTAGAATTCAACCCCATGCATGACAGGCTGAGCTCTATTAGCAATGGGGTGGCTGCACAGGCATGGTCTGGGTAG
- the LOC133884843 gene encoding chromatin modification-related protein eaf-1-like isoform X3 has product MSFVNFHEQEKISKGIITEAIENCMKKQADNLLNSLEVISGRLSQLELYCYKLERSIGELRSDVMDYHGEANLNFHCLEKHVKEVQKSVQVLQDKQELAETQKELSKLQIVHEDSSQKSEGTAPSILMTRENELTLVPMHQVNAVQSPAMQFQSCNGLILQQLVPVSLSAPKDQQRSNQTTMYCMQGQSHLEHRQAQPLQAGAQSVQSQTQNPQPQTVVEIPQITSQAPEFYFQPQQQWPHQTVQHVQSQARQPQPQVVQQQQYNNIQQVPAQVVQLQTSSPQAHSAPQVTLVYPPYGSHQPANTEAHTRGMVVQPSYSTISSAQRHHEVAPVYVQSSAISVPFAEHRQQPHQLHPLSNSSFGPQQTKVGPCGVAAYTVQGSAQNYNTAYGSPSSNPATVFAVLNQQAHASAPMVLHHLGPQTVQNHPVDIVEKAARMGYSKDQVDSMVLCMATASQPVEFNPMHDRLSSISNGVAAQAWSG; this is encoded by the exons ATGTCATTTGTTAATTTCCATGAGCAAGAAAAAATTTCTAAAGGAATCATAACAGAAGCTATTGAGAATTGCATGAAGAAACAAGCAGATAACTTGTTGAATTCACTGGAGGTCATAAGTGGTAGGCTGTCGCAATTGGAGTTATATTGCTACAAGCTGGAAAGGTCCATTGGAGAATTACGAAGTGACGTGATGGATTATCATGGCGAAGCAAATCTTAATTTCCATTGCCTTGAAAAGCATGTGAAAGAG GTTCAGAAATCTGTGCAGGTTCTTCAGGATAAGCAAGAGCTTGCTGAAACTCAGAAGGAATTGAGCAAACTTCAAATAGTGCATGAGGACTCTTCACAAAAGAGTGAAGGTACCGCCCCATCAATTCTTATGACAAGAGAAAATGAACTTACCCTTGTGCCAATGCACCAAGTAAATGCTGTTCAGTCTCCTGCTATGCAATTCCAAAGTTGCAATGGCCTTATTCTACAGCAACTGGTGCCAGTCTCTTTGAGTGCCCCAAAAGACCAGCAGCGCTCGAACCAAACAACCATGTACTGTATGCAAGGCCAAAGTCATCTGGAGCACAGACAggcccaaccattgcaagcTGGAGCTCAATCTGTGCAGTCACAAACCCAGAACCCTCAGCCACAGACTGTAGTTGAGATACCTCAGATAACTAGTCAGGCACCAGAGTTCTATTTTCAACCTCAGCAGCAATGGCCACATCAAACAGTTCAGCACGTTCAATCCCAGGCAAGGCAACCACAACCACAGGTGGTACAACAGCAGCAGTACAACAATATTCAGCAAGTTCCAGCACAGGTGGTTCAGCTGCAAACATCTTCTCCACAGGCTCATAGCGCACCTCAGGTCACACTGGTATATCCTCCATATGGATCTCATCAGCCTGCAAACACCGAGGCACACACAAGGGGCATGGTTGTGCAGCCTTCATACTCAACAATTTCCTCAGCCCAGCGGCATCATGAAGTTGCTCCTGTTTATGTGCAAAGCAGCGCAATTTCTGTTCCATTTGCAGAGCACCGTCAGCAGCCGCATCAACTTCATCCACTCAGCAATAGCTCATTCGGACCTCAACAAACCAAGGTTGGTCCATGTGGTGTTGCAGCATATACGGTACAAGGGAGTGCACAAAACTACAACACTGCTTATGGTAGCCCGTCCAGCAATCCTGCCACTGTTTTTGCTGTCCTTAATCAACAAGCGCATGCCAGTGCTCCGATGGTGCTTCATCATTTAGGACCTCAGACTGTGCAAAATCATCCGGTAGACATAGTCGAAAAGGCTGCTCGAATGGGTTACTCAAAGGATCAAGTTGATAGCATGGTGCTCTGTATGGCGACTGCCAGCCAGCCTGTAGAATTCAACCCCATGCATGACAGGCTGAGCTCTATTAGCAATGGGGTGGCTGCACAGGCATGGTCTGGGTAG
- the LOC133884844 gene encoding protein DEHYDRATION-INDUCED 19-like, whose amino-acid sequence MDSEHWISRLAAAKRFYAAQLGHGDRAGMEELDMDGEMRPEFACPYCYEDHDVASLCAHLEEEHPFEPHAAPCPICSDMVTKDMVNHITMQHGYLFKNHRRLRRFVIPGSQALSLLSRDLREAHLQVLLGGGRRSSNNNSTTNISADPLLSSFGLSFPTSNAEETSKSTISIPDAAAMVKETPAQARKLRIDSSLTSEEREQKRKQASVRAMFVQDLLLSTLFED is encoded by the exons ATGGACTCGGAGCACTGGATCTCGCGCCTGGCCGCCGCGAAGCGGTTCTACGCGGCGCAGCTCGGCCACGGCG ATCGGGCGGGGATGGAGGAGCTGGACATGGACGGGGAGATGAGGCCGGAGTTCGCGTGCCCCTACTGCTACGAGGATCACGACGTCGCCTCCCTCTGCGCGcacctcgaggaggagcacccGTTCGAACCCCATGCAGCG CCTTGCCCTATTTGCTCCGATATGGTTACAAAGGATATGGTTAACCATATTACTATGCAACATGGATACTTATTCAAG AATCATCGCCGGTTGCGCAGATTCGTTATCCCAGGCAGCCAAGCCCTTTCTTTGCTGAGCCGAGATCTTCGAGAAGCCCACTTGCAGGTGCTTCTCGGAGGCGGGCGTAGGtcaagcaacaataacagcaccACAAACATTTCAGCTGATCCTCTTCTGTCATCATTTGGCCTTAGCTTCCCAACATCAAATGCAGAGGAAACTTCAAAATCCACTATTTCCATTCCAGATGCTGCTGCCATGGTTAAAGAGACACCTGCTCAGGCGCGGAAGTTAAG GATTGACTCATCCCTCACAAGTGAAGAAAGGGAACAAAAGCGGAAGCAAGCCAGCGTCAGAGCAATGTTTGTGCAAGACCTGCTGCTCTCTACTCTATTTGAGGATTAA
- the LOC133884848 gene encoding uncharacterized protein LOC133884848: MGLDYYKILGVDKSATDDDLKKAYRKLAMKWHPDKNPNNKKEAESKFKQISEAYEVLSDPQKRAVYDQYGEEGLKGQVPPPGAGGAGPGGATFFSTGGDGPTMFRFNPRNAEDIFAEFFGSSSPFSGMGGGMGGGPGMRTGGTRFSSSIFGDDIFSSAFGGGPEGHGMHTAGRAVKTPAIERKLPCSLEELFKGTTKKMKISREIADASGKTIPVEEILTIDVKPGWKKGTKITFPEKGNETPNTIPADLVFIIDEKPHPVFTRDGNDLVVTQKIPLAEALTGYTVHLTTLDGRSLTVPISSVIHPGYEEVVRGEGMPVPKDPSRKGNLRIKFDIRFPTRLTADQKSGVKRLLGQ; the protein is encoded by the exons ATGGGGCTGGACTACTACAAGATTCTGGGCGTGGACAAGAGCGCCACAGACGACGACCTCAAGAAGGCCTACCGCAAGCTCGCCATGAAGTGGCACCCAGATAAGAACCCAAACAACAAGAAGGAGGCCGAGAGCAAGTTCAAGCAGATCTCGGAGGCATACGAG GTGCTGAGCGACCCGCAGAAGCGCGCGGTGTACGACCAGTACGGCGAGGAGGGGCTGAAGGGTCAGGTGCCGCCGCCAGGCGCCGGCGGGGCGGGCCCCGGAGGCGCGACGTTCTTCTCCACCGGCGGCGACGGGCCGACGATGTTCCGGTTCAACCCGCGCAACGCGGAGGACATCTTCGCGGAGTTCTTCGGCTCTTCCAGCCCCTTCAGCGGCATGGGCGGCGGCATGGGGGGAGGGCCTGGCATGCGGACCGGCGGCACGAGGTTCTCGTCGTCGATATTCGGGGACGACATATTCAGCTCGGCGTTCGGCGGCGGTCCGGAAGGGCACGGCATGCACACTGCCGGTCGGGCGGTGAAGACTCCGGCGATTGAGAGGAAGCTGCCGTGCAGCCTGGAGGAGCTGTTCAAGGGCACAACCAAGAAAATGAAGATTTCTAGGGAGATTGCCGATGCCAGTGG GAAGACGATCCCAGTGGAGGAGATCCTAACGATCGATGTGAAGCCTGGGTGGAAGAAGGGCACCAAGATCACGTTCCCGGAAAAAGGCAACGAGACGCCCAACACGATTCCGGCCGACCTCGTCTTCATCATCGACGAGAAGCCGCACCCGGTGTTCACCCGCGACGGCAACGACCTCGTCGTCACGCAGAAGATCCCTCTCGCCGAGGCCCTGACGGGGTACACCGTCCACCTGACGACGCTGGACGGGCGCAGCCTCACGGTCCCGATCAGCTCCGTCATCCACCCGGGGTACGAGGAGGTGGTTCGCGGGGAGGGCATGCCGGTCCCCAAGGACCCATCGAGGAAGGGCAACCTCCGGATCAAGTTCGACATCAGGTTCCCGACGAGGCTCACGGCGGACCAGAAGTCCGGCGTGAAGAGGCTGCTCGGGCAGTAG